A window of Sulfurovum riftiae contains these coding sequences:
- a CDS encoding N-acetylmuramoyl-L-alanine amidase: protein MKLLRLLCVIFFTPVLLFSSVTLLKRAELQKGELHLLFNKAYDKSNIKHFTLKNPYREVFDLRGVRLSNKRVGSSLKSKHCRSIRVSQYQKNTVRIVIETGKKYICNAYQPLFSYNSYNIPLPKFKVSKVSKSKNQQNIKKKIEAYIKDTSSKVAAAYKSSQHVSGKPAKHISKRVHAHERIVIDAGHGGHDTGAMVGGKKEKDLVLQIAKRLERQLKKRGYLVSMTRRDDRFLKLPQRTRIADRKDAKVFVSIHANSVPKKKRSRVHGVETFFLQTTRDARSQRIAARENKAVLKGAGNKLSKQVIIDSVLNGPKIVQSNKLAIDVQRRIMTNLHLYYSGVKDGGVRHAPFWVLVGASRPSILVEVGYISHPRERKRLFTPKYQELIAKGIAEGIDNYLNNRRKEIDLD, encoded by the coding sequence CCGGCTGCTTTGTGTCATTTTTTTTACCCCTGTTCTGCTTTTTTCCTCTGTGACGCTGCTGAAGAGAGCAGAGTTGCAAAAAGGGGAACTGCATCTGCTTTTCAACAAGGCATACGACAAAAGTAATATCAAACATTTTACACTGAAAAATCCCTACCGTGAGGTTTTTGACCTTCGGGGCGTACGGCTCTCCAACAAACGTGTAGGCAGTTCACTCAAGTCTAAACACTGCAGGTCCATCCGGGTTTCCCAATATCAGAAAAATACCGTGCGTATCGTCATAGAGACAGGAAAAAAGTATATCTGCAATGCCTATCAGCCGCTTTTTTCCTACAACAGTTACAATATTCCTCTACCGAAGTTCAAAGTTTCCAAAGTATCGAAAAGCAAAAATCAGCAGAATATCAAGAAGAAGATAGAGGCGTATATCAAAGATACTTCCAGCAAAGTAGCGGCAGCCTACAAGAGTTCGCAACATGTATCCGGGAAACCGGCAAAACATATTTCCAAAAGAGTACATGCCCATGAGCGTATTGTGATCGATGCGGGACATGGCGGGCACGATACCGGAGCGATGGTCGGCGGGAAAAAAGAGAAGGACCTTGTGCTGCAGATCGCCAAACGTCTGGAGAGACAGCTGAAAAAACGGGGATACCTGGTCTCCATGACAAGACGGGATGACCGTTTTTTGAAGCTCCCGCAGCGAACGCGTATCGCTGACAGAAAAGATGCCAAGGTCTTTGTCTCCATCCATGCGAACTCGGTACCGAAGAAAAAACGAAGCCGTGTGCACGGGGTGGAGACCTTCTTCCTGCAGACGACAAGGGATGCCAGATCACAGCGTATCGCGGCACGTGAGAACAAGGCTGTACTCAAAGGAGCGGGAAACAAGCTGAGTAAACAGGTCATCATAGACTCTGTACTTAACGGCCCGAAAATAGTACAATCCAACAAGCTGGCCATCGATGTACAACGGCGCATCATGACCAACCTGCATCTCTATTACAGCGGTGTGAAGGATGGCGGGGTGAGACATGCCCCTTTCTGGGTGCTCGTGGGTGCAAGCAGGCCGTCCATTCTGGTAGAAGTGGGGTATATTTCACACCCCAGAGAGAGAAAAAGGCTTTTTACGCCCAAGTACCAGGAGCTTATCGCCAAAGGGATCGCGGAGGGGATAGACAACTATCTCAACAACCGAAGAAAAGAGATCGACCTTGATTAG
- a CDS encoding N-acetylmuramoyl-L-alanine amidase family protein: MRYIRYFLTGMTALFVLSGCGGPSRSDSLVVIDAGHGGHDCGAQCDGKQEKELVLQITQQLAKEFKRKGYRVYLTRGRDKFLKLGERTKIADKMDAKVFISIHANAIANKNRFEAVEGIETYFLQKTRDARSQRVAARENAAVLQGTDKLSRDVIIDAVLNGPKIVESNKLAIDVQNGMMRQIQSRYKDAINGGVRPAPFYVLVGASRPSILVEVGYITNSKERERLFKPDYQKRIAKGIVEGVSRYLDNRKAETGV; the protein is encoded by the coding sequence ATGCGATATATCAGATATTTTTTGACAGGCATGACGGCACTGTTCGTCCTGAGCGGATGCGGTGGCCCGAGCAGGTCCGATTCACTGGTCGTGATCGATGCGGGGCATGGCGGACATGACTGCGGTGCGCAGTGTGACGGCAAGCAGGAGAAAGAGCTTGTACTGCAGATCACACAGCAATTGGCAAAAGAGTTCAAACGAAAAGGGTACAGGGTCTATCTTACCAGGGGCAGGGACAAGTTCCTGAAACTGGGGGAGAGAACGAAGATCGCCGACAAGATGGATGCAAAGGTCTTCATCTCCATCCATGCGAACGCCATTGCCAACAAAAACCGTTTTGAAGCGGTGGAAGGCATTGAAACCTATTTCCTCCAGAAAACAAGAGATGCAAGGTCTCAGAGGGTTGCAGCCAGAGAGAATGCCGCAGTACTGCAGGGTACGGACAAGCTGAGCCGGGATGTCATCATCGATGCGGTCCTGAACGGCCCCAAGATCGTAGAATCGAACAAGCTGGCCATCGATGTGCAGAACGGTATGATGAGACAGATACAGAGCAGATACAAGGATGCCATCAATGGCGGTGTAAGACCCGCACCGTTCTATGTTCTTGTCGGAGCGAGCAGGCCTTCCATTCTGGTGGAAGTAGGGTACATTACCAACTCAAAAGAGAGAGAAAGGCTTTTCAAGCCTGACTACCAGAAACGTATCGCCAAAGGCATCGTCGAAGGTGTCAGCAGGTACCTCGATAACCGAAAGGCGGAGACAGGGGTCTGA
- a CDS encoding YtfJ family protein — MKKIVLGCLLASASSMAIELGKVPPKVQLSGANGGKVDGTSWSSSMLKGKVHILFYVDPDERDLNNNLTQALKKRHFNRQKYASVAMINLAATWLPNVILESKLKAKQKEFPDTIYVKDKKKVLVKKWDLADDNSDILIFDKKGKLIYKKFGKLSEKEIKHVLSLIEKNL; from the coding sequence ATGAAAAAGATTGTTCTGGGATGTTTGCTTGCATCGGCAAGCAGTATGGCCATAGAGTTGGGAAAAGTACCTCCCAAGGTGCAGTTGAGCGGAGCGAATGGCGGAAAGGTCGATGGAACAAGTTGGAGTTCCTCTATGTTGAAGGGGAAAGTGCATATTCTTTTCTATGTGGATCCTGACGAACGTGACCTCAATAACAATTTGACACAGGCATTGAAGAAACGTCATTTTAACAGACAGAAATATGCTTCCGTGGCCATGATAAATCTTGCGGCGACCTGGCTGCCCAATGTCATTCTGGAGTCCAAGCTCAAAGCGAAACAGAAAGAGTTCCCTGATACGATCTATGTAAAGGACAAAAAAAAGGTACTGGTGAAAAAGTGGGATCTTGCAGACGATAATTCGGATATTCTGATCTTCGATAAGAAAGGGAAGCTGATCTATAAGAAGTTTGGAAAATTGTCAGAGAAAGAGATAAAGCATGTGCTTTCTCTCATCGAGAAGAATCTGTAG
- a CDS encoding porin family protein — protein sequence MKKGLRTAALAALLSTGILQAGGAVAPVAPVPIPIDSDGPNPFYVGVGLMWAGISADCYQYGCEPEVVRLKDSTWGGIVRAGWEYNQYVGIEARALTTAFEEDWADSMTHYGIYLKPQYPVSEKVNIYGLLGYGRTKIETTCFTPSDYSYNGFSWGVGLEYDLSSTEDDREEGVAYDRPFDGHMDQERGWGLWVDYQNLLNDEGYHNFKTNIVTFGVTYDF from the coding sequence ATGAAAAAAGGTTTAAGAACAGCAGCTCTCGCTGCATTGCTGAGTACAGGAATACTTCAGGCGGGAGGAGCTGTCGCTCCTGTTGCACCAGTGCCTATCCCGATAGATTCAGACGGTCCAAATCCTTTCTATGTGGGTGTGGGTCTTATGTGGGCAGGCATCAGTGCAGACTGTTATCAGTACGGCTGTGAGCCTGAGGTCGTTAGACTCAAAGATTCCACCTGGGGCGGGATCGTCAGGGCAGGATGGGAATACAACCAGTATGTGGGCATAGAAGCACGTGCACTAACGACCGCATTCGAGGAAGACTGGGCAGACAGTATGACCCATTACGGTATCTACCTCAAACCGCAGTATCCTGTAAGTGAAAAGGTCAATATCTATGGTCTGCTCGGTTACGGCCGTACGAAGATAGAAACGACCTGCTTCACTCCTTCAGACTACAGCTACAACGGTTTCTCATGGGGTGTAGGTCTGGAATATGACCTCTCAAGCACTGAAGATGACAGAGAAGAAGGCGTAGCCTATGACAGACCGTTCGACGGCCATATGGACCAGGAAAGAGGATGGGGACTGTGGGTGGATTACCAGAACCTGCTCAATGACGAAGGTTACCACAACTTCAAGACGAATATCGTTACCTTCGGTGTGACGTACGACTTCTAA
- a CDS encoding DUF7507 domain-containing protein has protein sequence MKLIDKHSWLSRVRKTAGGLVVGASLLLAATSLEAKISIDLQGCNSSNITTYEGKLVPDMHPGHDDFIMYQCNKSAYKNGWLGKNWAELDMVPMQLFVENSSDTPADISFKVGGDYIVNRSDGSAGWDYITEFTLDVEATLAANKGDQSKVDQCKQHGAVAVQSLEIGTDEATIYRVVEIKDFPANLICVPMFNMRLAIGARKYPGASLHAELLPVGDTAIGKQDLSIPVKDLKPQILNKGMSAAAEGSRTWSIEKNASVNSIDFGDLCADDNPLQEDIDITITWKKSDVTPEGMVNVQTVISANNPTRRPQTISVHDVIRSGDTPLDSFDCPEVTLAENTGEHTICTHTVSIDAANATNLNDIATATYTLTNINEPTATLTATALVRDEDIKTGTIVENNATIVDKEHIDGKGYAYSVEEVNGANGTFGNNYQLKDVTNGEVWWTSALQENSNSVTFKKRIYVEKNASTEGHLGDTATLNNEKSSSFEVLFRASRIINFNLTKNILEAKDTDTDFHFTIQQPDGSSYKTTLTVPAGKTSASQTFTNVLAGIYNIQEDPKTGWQPANGEDTFQIVNLTNACRGSATFTNEPADQFINVKVRKKTFPDMIGDEDQSAGWTMILKKEVDGNWVEVSRKATVAGDWVILANQDNLDEGTHYRIDEEMKDGWYFVNKTTNSCEFTYEGPEQQDYECTYANAKESKIIIHKKTDGDTTTKFNFSQNIDFATALQLSGGESQTYENLKAGTYTVTEEDMGEHFALSGLSCIDPSSNSRVDINHRTVEINLDPGETVECTFNNIAIKDEPSVYMYKTTNDEDADDAPGPDILVGDTITWNYVITNNGNVKLTNIVVTDDIEGNILCPSTILEPGESMTCSKTGIATLGQYENTGTVTADGDIQGSDVSHYNGIVNAVAPEEDENCPCNDIQSDSSSAMGNVSAALMILMTLMLGLYFVRREELNRAKRQGGVK, from the coding sequence ATGAAATTAATCGATAAACATAGTTGGCTCAGCAGGGTCCGGAAAACAGCAGGAGGCCTAGTAGTTGGTGCATCGCTTCTGCTTGCTGCAACTTCGCTTGAAGCTAAGATCAGCATTGATTTACAGGGATGTAATTCTTCAAATATAACAACATATGAGGGGAAACTGGTACCGGACATGCATCCAGGTCATGATGATTTTATAATGTACCAGTGTAATAAGTCTGCTTATAAGAATGGTTGGCTTGGCAAAAACTGGGCTGAACTCGATATGGTACCTATGCAGCTCTTTGTTGAAAACAGTTCGGATACACCTGCGGATATTTCATTTAAAGTGGGTGGAGACTATATTGTCAATCGATCCGATGGATCGGCAGGATGGGATTACATTACGGAATTTACATTGGATGTAGAAGCGACCCTGGCTGCAAATAAAGGTGATCAAAGCAAAGTTGATCAATGTAAGCAGCATGGTGCTGTAGCCGTCCAATCATTAGAAATCGGTACTGATGAGGCAACGATCTATAGGGTAGTTGAAATAAAGGATTTTCCCGCTAACCTGATCTGTGTTCCGATGTTCAATATGCGTCTTGCTATAGGTGCTCGTAAATATCCAGGCGCCTCTCTCCATGCCGAATTGTTACCTGTTGGGGATACAGCAATTGGAAAACAAGACCTTTCAATTCCGGTAAAGGATCTCAAACCGCAAATATTGAATAAAGGTATGAGTGCGGCAGCTGAAGGAAGCAGAACGTGGAGTATTGAAAAGAATGCATCTGTCAATTCAATTGATTTTGGTGACCTATGTGCAGATGACAATCCACTGCAAGAAGATATTGATATCACGATAACATGGAAAAAAAGTGATGTTACACCCGAAGGAATGGTCAATGTTCAAACCGTCATCAGTGCAAACAACCCAACAAGACGTCCACAGACCATCTCTGTACATGATGTAATACGCAGTGGTGATACTCCACTGGATTCATTTGACTGTCCTGAAGTTACTCTTGCAGAAAATACAGGTGAACATACGATTTGTACACACACAGTAAGCATCGATGCAGCAAATGCAACCAACCTGAACGATATAGCAACAGCTACCTATACACTTACCAACATTAATGAACCGACAGCAACATTGACGGCTACAGCCTTGGTACGTGATGAGGATATAAAGACTGGAACCATTGTTGAAAATAATGCCACAATCGTCGACAAAGAGCACATAGATGGGAAAGGTTATGCTTATTCCGTAGAAGAGGTGAACGGTGCAAATGGAACATTCGGTAATAATTATCAATTGAAGGACGTTACGAATGGCGAAGTATGGTGGACCTCAGCTCTTCAAGAAAACAGCAATAGTGTTACATTTAAAAAACGAATTTATGTCGAAAAAAATGCCTCCACTGAGGGTCACTTAGGAGATACTGCCACTTTGAACAATGAAAAAAGCAGTAGTTTTGAAGTACTTTTCAGGGCAAGCAGAATTATAAACTTCAACCTGACAAAAAATATTCTGGAAGCCAAAGACACCGACACAGATTTCCATTTCACTATTCAGCAGCCTGATGGAAGCAGTTATAAGACTACATTGACTGTACCTGCCGGGAAAACAAGCGCATCACAAACATTTACAAATGTACTTGCCGGTATCTATAATATACAAGAAGATCCCAAAACCGGCTGGCAGCCTGCCAACGGCGAAGATACTTTTCAAATAGTCAATCTGACGAACGCGTGTAGAGGATCTGCCACATTCACAAATGAACCGGCTGACCAATTCATTAATGTCAAAGTGAGGAAAAAGACTTTCCCAGATATGATTGGGGATGAGGATCAAAGTGCAGGATGGACAATGATACTCAAAAAAGAAGTTGACGGAAATTGGGTAGAAGTAAGCAGAAAAGCTACTGTAGCCGGAGATTGGGTTATTTTGGCAAACCAGGATAACCTAGATGAAGGAACACACTATCGAATAGATGAAGAGATGAAAGATGGATGGTACTTTGTCAATAAAACAACAAACAGTTGTGAATTTACCTATGAGGGGCCTGAACAGCAGGATTACGAATGTACTTATGCGAATGCAAAAGAAAGTAAGATCATTATTCACAAAAAAACTGACGGAGACACTACAACCAAGTTCAATTTCTCCCAAAACATCGATTTCGCCACCGCATTACAACTAAGTGGTGGAGAAAGCCAAACATATGAGAATCTAAAAGCTGGAACATACACTGTTACAGAAGAGGACATGGGAGAACATTTTGCATTGAGCGGACTAAGCTGTATAGATCCTAGCTCCAATAGCAGAGTAGATATAAATCATAGAACCGTTGAGATCAACCTTGATCCAGGCGAAACTGTGGAATGTACCTTTAATAATATTGCGATTAAAGATGAACCTTCTGTTTATATGTATAAAACAACCAATGATGAAGATGCAGATGATGCTCCGGGACCAGATATATTAGTAGGTGATACCATAACATGGAATTATGTGATTACAAACAACGGGAACGTCAAGTTAACCAATATTGTTGTCACTGATGATATAGAAGGAAACATCCTTTGTCCATCGACTATCTTGGAACCTGGAGAAAGTATGACATGTAGTAAGACAGGTATTGCCACTTTGGGTCAATATGAGAATACTGGTACAGTAACTGCTGACGGAGATATTCAGGGTAGCGACGTTAGTCATTACAATGGTATAGTTAATGCGGTCGCACCGGAGGAAGATGAAAACTGTCCTTGTAACGACATACAAAGTGACAGTTCGTCTGCCATGGGCAATGTTTCTGCAGCACTGATGATACTCATGACACTGATGCTCGGCCTTTACTTTGTTAGAAGAGAAGAGCTGAACAGAGCCAAAAGACAAGGAGGCGTAAAATGA